In Candidatus Poribacteria bacterium, the DNA window GTGTGTTCAAAAGGAGATACATAATGAAAATTCTCATCTTTCTCTCAATACTCTTTTCTGCAATCGCCTTCCCAGCACTGGGTGAACTAACAGATGCTGACCTTGATAAAATCCGCTTGATTATCAACGAGGAAATTAAACCGATAAAAGCCGATATAGTGTCTCTAAAAACAGATGTCGCATGGATGCGAGGCAAACTTGAGAGTGTTGATAAACAATTTGAGAGCGTTGGCAAACAAATCACGCATGTAACGTATATCACTTATGGACTCATCGCGCTCATTGTGGCGGCTATAGCGATACCACAAATTCTCATTGCATGGCGTGCCGAGAAGTCTCGCTCCCTCGAAAGAAAGGTTGAAATGCTCACAGAAGAAATAGAAACGCTGAAGCGACAACAGATTATACATCCTCGAGACGCGTAACAAATAGCTAAGACCGAATTAGAAACATGACAAACACAAAAGTCCAAGCCGTTTCATGGAATATCACCCGACTCTGTAATCTAAAGTGTACGCACTGCTACCTCCCCGCAGGATTTGTAGACACAAACGAGTTAGTGAACGGAAACCTTAACCTCTCCGATATTCAAGATTCACACGAGTACTCAAGGGACGCTGAACTCAGCCAATCTGAGTGTTTCCGCGTCATTGATGAAATCGCCGAAATCAATCCGCATATCCTCCTCATTCTCACCGGTGGCGAACCGCTATTACGCCCGGATATTTTGGAGATATCGAAGTATGCCTCCAATACCGGGTTTCTTGTTGTCATGGGTACAAACGGTGTCTTGCTGAACGACGCAGTGGTCGAGAAAATGCAACAGCACGGTGTCACCGGCGCAGGCGTTAGCTTAGACTCTATTCAACCCACAAATCACGATAAGTTTCGGGGTATGGAAGGAGCGTGGAAAGCGACGATGAACGGTGTTGAGGCACTCAAACGCGCACAACTCGACTTCCTCGTTCAGACCTCTGTAACGCAGTGGAATTACGATGAGATCCCAAAGATTGTAGAATTCGCGTATCAACTCGGTGCGAAGGTGCTAAACCTCTACTTCCTCGTCCGAACCGGAAGGGGTAAGACGGTGATGGACATTACGCCTACGCAATATGAAAAGATGCTGGAGACGCTTTTCGAGCTGCAGGCGGCTTATACTGGAAAAATGCTCATCGCGGCGAAATGTGCCCCGCATTACAAGCGCGTCATCTATGAACAACAGTCCGACTCGGCTTTCCTTCAAGGCTATCCGAGTGGCACGTGTCCGTGTGGTATCTACTACTGCCGTATCACGCCTGAAGGGGAACTGACACCGTGTCCGTATCTACCCGTTAGCGTCGGGAACCTCAAAGAGGAGAGTTTCGTCAAACTCTGGAACGAATCAAAGACCTTTCAGGAGTTGCGGAATCGGGATTTGCTCGAAGGTAAGTGCGGCGCGTGTGAATTCAGAGAAGTCTGTGGCGGTTGTCGGGCGCGTGCATACGCGACGACTGACAACTACCTCGCTGAAGATGCTTCGTGTGAGTATCAGCCAGGACAAAATAGCGAGGTTTCAAACCCCGCCAACAGTAGACAACCTGTTCAGATAGAGAAAAAGATTGCTTTTGCAACGGAAACCGATTATGATTTGCAGTGGACACCGGCAGCAGAGAAGCGGTTGAAGCGTGTGCCATCATTCGCGCGCGGTATGGTCGTCAAAAGTGTCGAAAAGTACGCACGTGAACATGGGCATCGCGAGGTTACTCCAGAATTGATGAAAGCTGTCAAGAAACGTTTTGATAAAACCGGCATCCCTTCCTTTAGACCGAAACGCTAAGGAGAACCGTATGCTTACACCAGAACAGGTAGCATTTTTTCAGGAACACGGATACCTCATCCTCAAAAATCTAATCGACGTTGAGACAATTGACGGGTGGCGGACGCAGATTTGGAACTATTTTAACTCCAGTTTAGAAACACCAGAGACCTGGTCCGACGACTATACGATCCAGAATTTCAGTTTCTCTCCCGTATTCGGACACCTCCCTGTGATGCAAGCAATTGCGGAGCAGCTTGGCGGTGGGCAATTTTTTACAGGCGGTGGCGGTTCACCGATCATTAAATGGCCGAATCCTGAAGAAGCGTGGTCAATGCCCAAGGACGGACACATTGATGCTTATGGCGGTGCTTGGAGTCCTTTTATGTTGGGGGCAACAACGTATCTTTACGATATTGAATCCCATGGGGGTGCTTTCATTTTCTGGCCCCGGAGCCACTATTCAACGCACAAATATTTCCTCCAATATCCAGAGCAGATTGACGGCAGTTTCTACGATATCAAAGATTGGGGATGGCATGTGCTTTCGGATTTATCGCCGGAGGGACCCCGAGAATTTATCGGTGCCGCAGGGGACGTTGTGCTGTGGCACGCATTTCTCTGTCATACCGGTTCATCGAACGTCAGAAACGTTCCGCGTTTTGGTGTCTTCGCGCGCTACGCTCACAGACAAAAGGAAGAAATCAAATACGAAATCCCAGAAGATCTCTGGAAATATTGGGTAATCTAAGGAGAAGAAAGAATATGAGCGAACAAACAAATGCCAATGAGCGACTTAATGATGTAGAAGAACGCTTAGCACGGGTAGAGCACTTACTCGTCAGCATCAATGAGAAATTGGCGCAGGGTCCGATTGTCGAGAACATTGATACCGGGAAATCGGAGGCGTTTAAGGAGTGGGTAACGAATTACGTCTCAATGCGGTTGCAGCAACTCGTTCCGGAAACGTGTGATCATCCAGCGGAAGCTGTGCTTCAAGACGGTCCCTTCCTCGATAATACCACAGTGCCGTGTACAGAGGAAGTCGAGCATCGAGTTAAACGGATACCGATCCCGTTTGTCCGTGAGATGGTTGTGCAGCGCGTCGCTGAAAACGCACGCGAAGCGGGCGTTGAACGTGTAGATATCGAGTTTTTTGAGAAAGCGGCGACATTTTGACAATGTAAAGCCACAGAGGAGTTCCCTCTGCCCAACTTTGATTGGAAGGACTTCTTAAAGGCACCGATATAATGGACTGGGTTTTCAATACTTTTTCAGAATACCTTGAGAACGACTTCAAAAAACGCATCGGGAAGCTGAACCCTACCGTTTCAGACTTGTGGCAAGCCTTCCAGGTGCTTTTTCCTGCCACGTCGGCGCAGCTGCTTGTACAAGAACCGGTCGGCAATACCGTGCGATTTAAAGCACTCGCCTTCTATCACGCGGACGAAATGGGTCCGTTGATTGAAGCCCCACTGGAATACCTCAAGCAAAATTTCGGTGGCGGCAAATTCAAAATCAACTTCTATCACGGTATGCAGTTCATTGCGACCATCAACTTCAAACCAGAGGGTCCCGAAATTTGGCGCGAGTTACCAGAGTTGGAAGGGAACCCTGTTTCCGAGGCATAACGCTGGTAAACGCTGCCACCAAACATAATTTATTACAGTAATAGGTACACGCCGTGTGCCGTAATCAAAAACAACGGATGAAATCATGAACCAGCATCAGGAATTTGGGGAATGCCCATCTTGTGGAAATCCGAACCTCCGACGGTTGGATGGAAATTCATGGTTCTGCTTAGATTGCGACTGGGACAACCTTCCGGTGATTCCCAACGGAAACCATGACGACATCCTTGCCTCCCTCCGTCACGGTGACCTCCACTCACGGCGGATCGCCGCACAAGCACTGATTAATATAGGTGACGCAGACCGACACCTCGCTACGGCAACCGATACAAAGGTCCTGTTAGAAGCCTTGGACGACGAGGATGCCGATGTGCGTTACTTCGTCGCCGTTGCCCTCGGCAAATTAGAAACGAACCGCAGTCTCGGTAAGCTGAAACAACTCGCCCGAGACGACGCCTCTGCGCTCGTGCGAGAGGGTGCCCAAACAGCAGTTGAACAGATAGAATCACGGCAATTAGCCAACAGCCGTTAGCAATTGGCAGTTGGCAAAGAGGGCGTACTTTAACGCTTGCGTCTTTGCTATAGACCAACAGCCAACAGCCCATTAGCAATTAGAGATAAAATATGGAAAAAATTCGACTCGGTTATATCGGATGTGGGTTCATGGCACAGAAGGTCCACATCCCAAATTTTTCGAGCATTCCAGACTGTGAACTCATCGGACTCGCCGAAGTGCGGACAGAACTCGGACAAAAAGTCCAAAGTCGTTTCGGTATTCCTAAACTTTACCGGGACCATCACGAACTCGCACAAAACGCCGATATTGAAGCAGTCGCAGTATCTGCTGACTTTGCCTTGCAAGGCGAAATCGCGAAAGACCTTCTCCTGGCAGGCAAACACGTCTTCATGGAAAAACCGATGGCTGTCTCCGTTCAGCAAGCCGAGACGATTGTGGCGGCATCGCAGCAGTCCGGCAAAAAACTGATGGTAGGCTACATGAAACGATACGATGCCGGGAACGAAATCGTCAAAGCGAAAGTCGTGCAATTCCGAGAAACCGGGGAACTCGGTCGCTTGACGTACGCCAGAAATCACGGATTCGGTGGCGATTGGGTCTGCAACCTCGATACCCGCATGGATGGTACTTCAGAAACAAAACCCAGTGCACCGGTCAAAACACCGGAGTGGATACCTGAACGCTACCGACGCTCCTACATCGGATACCTCCAACAATATACGCACAATATCAATCTGATGCGTTGGTTTCTCGATGCCGGGGACAAGGTCACCGTCAAAGCGGTCGATTTAGACGAAAATGGATATTCGGGTGTCGTTATCTTCGATATGGACGGCATTCGTGTGACGTTAGAGACGGGACATGTTTCTCACTATCGGTGGGACGAGCATAGCCAAATCTATTTTGAGAACGGATGGGTCCACACATGGGCACCGCCACTGCTCCTGAAGAACACCCCTGCAGAGGTCGAAATCTACCGTGCTGGAGAAGAACAGGAAATCACTCGTCCGATTCCGAGACCGAGTTGGACCTGGGCATATCACAGAGAAGCGGAATACTTTATTGCCAATGTTCGTAACGACGAGCCGTTCCGCTCTTCAGCCGAAGATACGTTGACAGATGTTAGACTTTTTGAGGACATCTATCGGATTTTGATTACACAATGATTTCCCCAACAGAGATTCAAGCAGTATGTGATACTATTGTGCGTGAGTTTGCCCCGGAGCAAGTTATCCTTTTCGGCTCCTACGCCTACGGCACGCCAACAGAACACTCGGATGTCGATTTGCTGGTAGTGATGCCGATTCCCGAAGCCGAGCGACACCGTCAAGAGAAAGCGATCCAGAAACGGATCCCGCATCAATTCCGTATGCACTTGCTCGTTAGGTCTCCGGAGGAGATCACCACTCGCGTTGCACAGAACGATTGGTTTCTCCGAGAAATTCTTGAAAAGGGAGCAGAACAGGTGCTACAAATATGCACGGACGTTCGCCATACGGTTCGCTTGGCACTACGGCTTTCAGTAGAACCAGAACCTCAATCCTGAAGGTCACTTCCGTAACAAAATCTCCGTATCGTTAATGTTCACCGCGAGTTCATAGTTCGCCTGTAAATACGCCGCAATGAGCGGGTGCCGTTCCTCAACAGGAATCGCGTCAACGGCATCAAACCACCCTCCCGTTTTGAAAAGCACCAACTGCGTCCGATCCTGCTCAAGGGCTGCAATAACCTCGTGCTGCATCGCAGGTGTCGAAGCGTAGGAAACCTGATGGAATCGGGTGACACCGGGTCGATTGGCAAAGAAGTAGTAGGCACCTTGACTCGTAAAGTCGAAAATTTTTTCGTCTTCTGTCGTGTTTTCTTGGATATAAGCGACGACCTTCTGAATTTGGGCAACTTGGTCATCTGGGATGTCAACGCGCCCAGCACGTGCCAATTCTTCTGGGACGACCCGTTGCTTGAAAGGGTTTTGACGCAGCCGCTGCCACTTCCCGCTAAGACCTACCAAAGGCTGATGTGCCTCCCCAACATACCAACAGAATATCACAGTCGGAATTAGCACCCATGCCGCCCTCAGGGCGTGGTGCCAACGCACTTTACCCGTTACGAACGATACCAAAGTCCGGAACATTCCTAAAATGCCGCCCTCTAACGGCAACAGGCAGAGCAACCATAAGAAAGTCGCACCATAAATCAGATGCCCACTATCTGAACGTCCCAGTGCAGTCCGAAAAAAGGCGATACCACCGAGCAATAGAAGCAAGAGCTGCAATGTGTGCGTCGAGGGAGTCCCAGAAAGGTGTCGATATGTCAGATACGCCGCAAGCGTCAGAAAGACACCAATCGGCAGGTACCACCGAAAGCCTTCACTGAACACAAAGGCATGCCAGCCATCTGTGGATAACAGCGTAAGCATTTCTGATAGGGACGGAAAAGCGAGTCCCCACGTTTCAAGTTGATAACGACACTGGATATAGGAATTCCAGATGACATCGTCTAAGGCACCGTGGGCAAGGAAATAGATGCAGACCGGCAGAAAACCTAACAGCACCCCGCAACCATAACTTATTAGGGTCAAAAAGCGTTCGCGGATGGATATTTCGCTCTGCAGGAAAGTGTATCCGAGTAGAAACAATCCGACAGCAGCTAACGTATAAAGTCCGATTTCGGTGCTGTACCAGAATGCCAAACTTGCGAAAAGTCCGGCGAGGAGAAGTTTCCATGAGAGTCGAAATATCGGAGTTACAAACCTCTCCCGCAATCTACCATCCTTAAGAAAACTCGCAACGAAGGCGAAACTGATTAAACCGAGACTATGGCGTGGGGATACCCAGAACTCTGTTCCAGAGGCAATCACGACACAGATAAAGGCAGTGAAGAATCCACCGCGGAATACCTGCAAACCGAGCAGATAAAGGGCGACATAGCCGAGCGGACCCAATATGTCTTCCATTGAACGCAGACCGAACAACGTCGGTTCAAAGAGTTGACCGCCAATCCATGCCAAGTAGGCGT includes these proteins:
- a CDS encoding HEAT repeat domain-containing protein — translated: MNQHQEFGECPSCGNPNLRRLDGNSWFCLDCDWDNLPVIPNGNHDDILASLRHGDLHSRRIAAQALINIGDADRHLATATDTKVLLEALDDEDADVRYFVAVALGKLETNRSLGKLKQLARDDASALVREGAQTAVEQIESRQLANSR
- a CDS encoding nucleotidyltransferase domain-containing protein, giving the protein MISPTEIQAVCDTIVREFAPEQVILFGSYAYGTPTEHSDVDLLVVMPIPEAERHRQEKAIQKRIPHQFRMHLLVRSPEEITTRVAQNDWFLREILEKGAEQVLQICTDVRHTVRLALRLSVEPEPQS
- a CDS encoding radical SAM protein — encoded protein: MTNTKVQAVSWNITRLCNLKCTHCYLPAGFVDTNELVNGNLNLSDIQDSHEYSRDAELSQSECFRVIDEIAEINPHILLILTGGEPLLRPDILEISKYASNTGFLVVMGTNGVLLNDAVVEKMQQHGVTGAGVSLDSIQPTNHDKFRGMEGAWKATMNGVEALKRAQLDFLVQTSVTQWNYDEIPKIVEFAYQLGAKVLNLYFLVRTGRGKTVMDITPTQYEKMLETLFELQAAYTGKMLIAAKCAPHYKRVIYEQQSDSAFLQGYPSGTCPCGIYYCRITPEGELTPCPYLPVSVGNLKEESFVKLWNESKTFQELRNRDLLEGKCGACEFREVCGGCRARAYATTDNYLAEDASCEYQPGQNSEVSNPANSRQPVQIEKKIAFATETDYDLQWTPAAEKRLKRVPSFARGMVVKSVEKYAREHGHREVTPELMKAVKKRFDKTGIPSFRPKR
- a CDS encoding Gfo/Idh/MocA family oxidoreductase, whose amino-acid sequence is MEKIRLGYIGCGFMAQKVHIPNFSSIPDCELIGLAEVRTELGQKVQSRFGIPKLYRDHHELAQNADIEAVAVSADFALQGEIAKDLLLAGKHVFMEKPMAVSVQQAETIVAASQQSGKKLMVGYMKRYDAGNEIVKAKVVQFRETGELGRLTYARNHGFGGDWVCNLDTRMDGTSETKPSAPVKTPEWIPERYRRSYIGYLQQYTHNINLMRWFLDAGDKVTVKAVDLDENGYSGVVIFDMDGIRVTLETGHVSHYRWDEHSQIYFENGWVHTWAPPLLLKNTPAEVEIYRAGEEQEITRPIPRPSWTWAYHREAEYFIANVRNDEPFRSSAEDTLTDVRLFEDIYRILITQ
- a CDS encoding phytanoyl-CoA dioxygenase family protein codes for the protein MLTPEQVAFFQEHGYLILKNLIDVETIDGWRTQIWNYFNSSLETPETWSDDYTIQNFSFSPVFGHLPVMQAIAEQLGGGQFFTGGGGSPIIKWPNPEEAWSMPKDGHIDAYGGAWSPFMLGATTYLYDIESHGGAFIFWPRSHYSTHKYFLQYPEQIDGSFYDIKDWGWHVLSDLSPEGPREFIGAAGDVVLWHAFLCHTGSSNVRNVPRFGVFARYAHRQKEEIKYEIPEDLWKYWVI
- a CDS encoding PCP reductase family protein, which produces MSEQTNANERLNDVEERLARVEHLLVSINEKLAQGPIVENIDTGKSEAFKEWVTNYVSMRLQQLVPETCDHPAEAVLQDGPFLDNTTVPCTEEVEHRVKRIPIPFVREMVVQRVAENAREAGVERVDIEFFEKAATF